The DNA region gggtgactgtctgtgaggagtgtggtgtgttctccctgtgtctgcgtgggtttcctccggatgactgtctgtgaggagtgtggtgtgttctccctgtgtctgcgtgggtttcctccgggtgctccagtttcctcccacagtccaaaaacacatgttggtaggtggattggcgactcaaaagtgtccatgtgtgtgagtgagtgtgtgtgtgttgccctgtgaatgactggcgccccctccagggtgtattcctgtcttgcgcccaatgattccaggtaggctctggacccaccacgaccctgaactggataagggttacagataatgaatgaatgaaatgtattgTCTGGGAGTTGTTTATTGTAGGTCCAGCAGTAGCTCAGAGCTACTTTGTTGCACCACCAGATGTTCATTTGAATACCACAGCATCTACAGGTAAGAGCATGTGTAACAGTCAGTAATTATAAACTTAAACTCCACCAACTTTTCTGTGACAGGAAGATACAGTGTAACTGTACTGTAAAGTTGctgaatatgttttatttttttattgaatttagcTGCAATTTTTGGATCTGATATACATACTTAACAGTttactgtacactgtaaaaaatgtctgtgaacttcatggtggaaaactgtaaaaccatgacagtaaatgattgtaaactctaaaaaggttgaaaaaggtttctgtaacagtgaaataacgtaaatacttttatcagccaaaatacaattttttacatctctttactgtaaaatatacattatttcactgttaaacacacaaaccattggggacggtacaagtgtccaaggactgagactcattagggagctcccagcatgctttgcttctccatattttctgtgattttcagagtttctttgttttttttctgtctttgagacttactgattttgggttgcattggggtgatcactgtgtgtttgtgtttctgtgcacattatgtcgagacgtgtgttggtcaggaaagttcaccatcagcctgtgttccacgtgtggcacccagatactgAAAAGTTCTttagtcctttcagcaataAGCGGCcacaaataaagaaaattggaaaagagtaaaaaaaaaaaaaacgttattGTTTCTATTGCAGTTGTTTATGTAGATTTTCTAGTTGTGATATCTAATCACGTATACACTTTTAGTACGGTCTGAATGGATTTTGTACTGAGACaccaatttatttttcatttaccCACTTACAAAAATACATGCATGCTCCCTATGAATGTTTTTCTTCATAACTTTCTAAACTAGTAACAGATGCTCCCGTGAATGCTGCTACTACTCTGGGGTATTAATATACCCCTCTAGTGCATGTAGCATCTCAGGATCTTCTTCTCCAAAGCAAAAGCATACAGTTATAACAGCAATGCTTTGAgacaagtcaagtcaagtcatatttatttatatagcacatttaaaatacaGTGACTGTCAGCCAAAGTGATGCACAATAAAAATCAACTACAAACAAAACCAGATAAATGTATAAAACCTACATGGAGGGGTTTGCTTTCCTGCGTGAGGCTGGGaactatgttgtcgggggcaataacccctggtagggtctcccaaggcaaattggtcctagatAATAGGCCAGActaagagtgatccataaagaccaagatgaagaaattaaaAACAGGGACACAGCTTCCCTCGCCCGGAGTACGGTTACCGGGGTCGCCAagggggctccttggcgagcgcctggtggccggactttcactgGGGTCAATATAGAtttgccagtttcagtaaccgaggatcagaacgccagggcccccgacctcggctgccacccgatccacaatgcaccagaccagCCGGTCTCAGCCCGAAGGAGCAatatgggtccactctcccatagGCCCACCACCTgggggagaggtagtaatccgggtctggtgcattgtggatcgggtggcagccgaggtcgggggccctggcgttctgatcctcggttactgaaactggcaaaTCTATATGCAATGCAATGCAATGTCAACAACCCCCTAAATCTCACTGTCATAGAATTGGAGCAGTTTCTGTGTACTGTGATGTACATGTCATTATTTGGGTTGCCAGGCACACGCAAATGCTGGAATTGTGATGCACACCTGTGCTTCACAACCACCAAAAAGTGTGAAGTTCCACACAGAATAGGAATTCACAATTagctaaaaaaagaaacattttatcaaaaaatatcccacaaaaaacacacacaagatgaAACCAAGGTTTTTAACTTGGCTGTGTACATTAGATGACAGACTCCTCAGTTCATTGGCCATGGTTGGACTCAAGTAGGAATTTCCGAAAATGATCTGTCTTGTCTTGGTTCAGTTTGAGAACGTTCTTagacatatattatatatagtacatttaaaagtttttttcatTGTCTGATTTGAAATCTTGgcttatttaataaatatgttccacaaaataaaacaataaaacacagattGTTTTATAAGACCGACAAAATGTTGTTGAGTTATTTTAAAATTGCTTCATATCCAAACATCTGGCAACCTGCAACATCCGCCTCTTCAAAGATGTCGTGATGTGTACGGAAGTGAACGATCCGCAAACCACGGGGTTTTTACACCCGTTTTCCGGAGAGCCCCGCCTCCTGTGCTGTTATTGGCTGGTGTGATTGGCTAGTTCTTACTCTGTTAATATTCATAGGCTATTATGACTACAGTTTTACGCAAcacataaatgtatatattcatttgcatatattaATTGAACCATCTtctttaacattaaaataaccttGTTTCTACTGTCATCAGCTACACGAATGATAAAGGTCCACTTTGTAATTgtacaatgaaaaatgtgtataaaaaataaacaggtattttaatgttttgtaaaCAGATAAGTCATAGGGAATATCACATAAAAGAAACATTCAGTATAACATTTCTTACATTATTTTTGGATAATTGAGCATAATTGTATGAACTATTAGCCAATCGAAACTAAGCTGAGGGGCGGGGCTTGTCGGAATATGGGCGGGAAACGAAACGCCATTCTGTGCCGAAGATTAGTATTTCCGCGCAGCGgagtagagtgtgtgtttatagtgtgttttccgcgtgtgtcgtgtgtctacagtgtgtgGGCGATGGAGTACGGGTCTATGCTGCATTTCGCTAATTTCAGCGCTCTGTTTCTCTGCGCGGTGCTAAAGTTCCCGCAGATATCGCTGCTGTTTAAAGCGCGGTCGGCGGCGGGAGTCAGTCTCTACAGCCTCCTGTTGGAACTGCTGGGGTCAGTAACGTTACCGGCTCTTTAATACGTCCCAGTCCGCACATTACATCTGCTACCTACAACAATACAGCCTGCACTACTGTTAATAGTAGGACTACATCCAGACACCAGTTACTGTGAGAGTATGCGGTCTGGGACGGCGCCCACGACACCGCGCCATCCTTAACACCTGCAGCTACACAGCGTCTTCCTGATACGTTACCGCCGGTGTCTAGACATTAAATAGTGACTTTTTAAACTACAACGTCTTTAAAGGACCCGAAAagcatattaatattttggAAGGTGTAATGCTTGTTAGCACCTTGCTGAGTTACCAGCTAAACCAACTGGTATAagctgttttgttgttgttcctctacttcttttttcttttaactgTTGTTTTAGCAGCGacattaatttttaattcttatatttgattatttttcacCCTGAAGTCCACTCAACgcatttatgttttattctttacttttgaaaatgaatCAGGCTGttacttaaaggctaagcaccacttaatggacctctatgaatatttgacattattgtagttactgacagatataagtatgaattaaaatgaaaatagcagcttaatttgctttaaaactgacaattttattaaattgacggaaaaacccgagctcgctacggaaattcttgaacgcagccgtgacgtcactggtggacaacagctgaacaacgccgcggtaaaacaccgttatgactgactgttatgacagtatctagctaaataaccaacattattcatgacagtagcctagcaataagctaaactcaacggtcttttaaaccttattccttgaattagtaagaaacatgttttctgactatgaataaacacaagttaggaactcaaattccactctatttatttgtctgacactttcatatcgctggtgcttagccttttaAAGGAGCCGTgctatgaaaatgaaacacactCTGCAAGTGTAGGGGATCTCAGGATCAAAATGATCAAATCTtatatagtgttcctttaaggcttGTATATGTAAACTCATGTAAATAACTCATTTAAAAAGCAGCTAATTTTGAAACACCACTTATACCTTCAGCAGGAACAGACAGGGCTAACCAGCtacagacaaaaaataaataaataaaaaatggaagCGACCTGATCTtgctgaaaagaaaaatatgctgtaAAACTGACTAATAAATATTTCTCTGTAGGTTTATAGTGTTTGTGAACTATCAGATGTATTATGATTACCCTCTTCCAACATTTTTGGAGTATCCCATTCTCATCGCACAAGGTGAGAAcacaacattttcaaaatgtcattaGTTAGCATCAGACATTCTTAGCACACCGTGTATATTGCTTGAATTCCTTGCACTGCTTTTTGACCTGTGACCTCACAAGTGTTTTTCACTGTCATCAGTCAAACACGGTATAGTTGATTACATTTTGTGACGCTTTctcaaaaacatttataaatatttatcaatAAACTTGAGATTGTGGCATATATTGGGAGATATTAATGTACTGATATAACACTACTGCAAAATCACATCCTGAAATGAGGCACAAATGTTCGTCTGTGACTCTCATTTGCTCTTATTACAAATAGAGTTTGGTATATTTTTATTGcacttattatttttgttttgtcaaaTTCCAATATTGTTACAAGATTTAAGGGTTTCTGTATGTTTCTGAACACAGATAGTGCCGTTGGCCCAGTTGCCAGTTTCCTCTGTATGTAAATATGGATATTgtcattagtgaggtcaggtgctgatgttgccAACTTTAACCCagttaaattataaaaatattaagaaaatgtgcatgtgtacattggcaaaagtaaacacagtgaagcATTAAAAGCCATTTAAGGGTCAGTTTTGTACATGAGGGTAGTATTAAATTATTTCTACCCAGGGTAAGTGTGAACAATATTTTTGTTATCAATTAACAATATGCTTTTTTATGCTATGTGTAATCGTACTTAAACTTCATTAGAGTGCAGCCAATCTTGTCTAATCTGCATTTAGTGCAGTTTGGTGTATGAAAAATGTTCAGTCACCATCATGTGTATAATCTTGGGAGGATTTTGTAAGTATGGCATTTCTAGTGCCTTATATCTGAATGTCAGAATATCACAATGCCCATCATttataatggaaaaaaaagttttttcaaTTAGTCAAAATTTAATTATACACAGATTTCACAACAGATATCCAtcagcagctttacagagatcctgATCCATGCTTCctatgaggaagaaacctttgAAGGAACCagtccttatatatatatatatatatatatatatatatatatatatatatatatatatatatatataccaccccTACCCCTGGTGCAAAAATTGACCTGTTTTGCGGCATAGTTAATGCTAAGGATTTTTATTATGCTTGCAGATGTAatcctgctgctgctgattcTGCACTACAATGGAAACCTGAAGCAAATCCTCATCTATGCAGCTGTGtatccttacacacacacacacacacacacacacacacacacacacatgcagagagagagagagaaaatatttcacccaaaatcaaacaccttttaaaactgatttttatgATATTATGTAAAAAGTGAGTGAATTAGCAATCATTTATATGTTAAattcaaagtttaaaaaaaaatatatatatttttaacagctAAAATGATAACTAGCAAGTTGGCTAGTTGAAATGATAGCAAGCATGCTAATGTACAAATACCCTCAACACACTTAAAACcataaagtaataaaacaaaaataaactaaactactaaaaagaaaaataagctACCGTTTACTGCTGCTGAATGGTGCCTGTGCAGTCAGCTCACTAGATGAAGAGACACATTGTGCTAGTTTGCTAAATGGCATTGTGGTTTTGGTTGGCGGAGAAGCAAAGGTTAGCTTAGCAAAATTTTCCAATGGTGGACCACATCAGGCACAAAACGCAATCTTGACCTGAGTTATGTGTGTGGTCAGATTTAGTGGATAGTGTAAAAGCACAATATCAACACAACATTTATTCCAAGGaactaattttattaaaatattcaaattagaCACCTGCTCTTTCATGTTTCTTGTAAATTGAAAGATTTTAATTCAGGTTTTCCCCTTTGTTGCAGTAACATTTTACTTTTGCAAACAGGCTTTACATTAGACATTGGTATAAGGATTTGAAAGCATTCATCCTCATAAACATTAATGAGTTTGAATTCTGATGTTGAATATTTAACTCAGATTAATTAACTAATCAACTTAGACAGAGCtacatcgctccagagaacactgttccactgctgcaCAGGCCAGTGCTCATGTGGAGCTGTTACAGAgaatcccatttcattttatgcttttctatgaACTTTGTACAAGCTGTGCGCACCTGTGTCTGTATTTGGTGAAAGTTAAAGGACCTGAATTAACTGTTAAAAAAGTTCCCAGATACTTTTGTACAAATTAAGTATCAGAGAGCGAATGCACTGCTTTCTGAAATGATTACTGCCCTTGATAAAAGAAAATGTCCTACTGTGCAAGAACATAAATGGACCCATCATTATGTTTAATGCAGGCTTTTACAGTTGTTTGCAAAACTCTGGGCACCCTACAGACTCAAGACTTTGTAAAAGCCCCTTTGGAGAAAAGACAGTTTTCTTAGACAGCTAAAAGCCTTTTTAATAATTGTTCCCTCATTTTTCTGTGCACTAGGCTTACCGTAAGTTGTCTTGCATGCACAGCTTTTCAGTGATGTTTATGTCGGTGGACTCTGAGGGCCATTGCAAAAAATTCATTTTGTGCCTCTGAAGGTAGTCCACAGTTGATCATTATTTTAGAAGATATTCTTTCTTCAGCTTCAGCCTTTTAAAAGATGGTTTGACATTTGCTTCCAGGATTTGCATGTATTTTGTTAAATTCATTCTTTCCTCAAAAGAAGTGCAATTTTTCTAATGCCACTGGTGGTGGGAAAACTCTAGAGCATGTCATAACTCTTGGGATGTCCAGACTTAcatgttatgattaaaaaaaatgtcacatGCTATGATAAAAAAGATCATTTCAGCTAGCATGTGATTGGCAGGGTCACATCAGCGTGAAGCTAAAAAACCCACACATTAAAACATCACTCATGTACTGTAACCAAACTAATACTGGCGCATTACTTTACAtgacactcattcattcattcattcattcattcattatctgtaaccgcttatccaattcagggttgcggtgggtccagagcctacctggaatcattgggtggaaggcaggaatacaccctggagggggcgccagtccttcacatggcaacacagacactcactcacacactcacacctacggacacttttgagtcgccaatccacctaccaacgtgtgtttttggactgtgggaggaaaccggagcacccggaggaaacccacgcgggcacGGGGAGACCACACGGGCACGAGGAGATTACATGACACTGACCACTTTAAAACATCTACAATGCTTAACTGGAAATACACAGATTTGTGGGACTATGGAACGTCCTGACCATTGAGAAGTGGGTTATTGACCTGGCCATGGTGAGTacagtttataaataaataaatagattagCAGAACCAGGTTAGCCTAGGCACCCGGTAACATtatgatttttaataatatgtatacctctctttctctctgaccaTGTGTCCAGAGTCTGTGTACGTTCATCAGTGCAAGCAGTAAACTGGCTCAGCTGCAGTGTCTTTGGAGATCAAAAAATTCCGCACAAGTGTCTACTCTCACCTGGGCTCTGGCTTCGTATACATGTATGGGTAAGTGTCatatatacagaaataaatatgtacacttcctggtcacttttttttccagtttttctGTAGATGCACTTTTGCTGGTGTAGAGTTCATCTGTTGATGCTCATATTCATCCTCTAGCCATTGGTCAGTGGTCAGTTTCTTACCAGAAGGCCTCTGCAGTTCGGTTATTTTCAGCATTGACACTATTTTGTGTGAAAACCACAGTAACGTGTTGTGTCTGATAAACTCGTATCACACACGCAGAGAAACACACTAAACTGTGATGTCAGTGTCATTGCCGTATCGAAAGTGATGTGCCACTCCAGATATATCCAGAGTTCAGTGGTCACGAAATGTCCAATGGTGTAGTTTTTAAACAAAGAGCACCATAAAGATTTACATGTGcctatgtaaataaaattacttcACTGTAGTCATTAATTATTTGCCTTTCTTTTTTCAGCCAGGATCTTCACTACAGTGGTAAccactggagacactcagggtGAGTAGGACTACTAATTGCTACACACAGATTTGCATTATCTATTAATATAGGTTATAATTAATATAgaaaatagtcttctacagaaAACAAAGACACAAGGGGGAGAAAAGACGGGAGAAACAGTGTGAAATATGGAAGTGATACATAAGAGGGAAATAGAAAGAAAGTAAGGGAGGAAAAGTTTATAGGCAAAAAAAAGTaacaaggacacagtgtctTTGATATGGAGCACTGAATCACACAACCTTGTGAGGAAGTCCCTAAACCTGAGTGAGTGAAGCTCTCTGTACACGTGTTGTTCTGATGTTAATGCCAGTGGAGGTCTGGGACACTGCAGTTATTGAATCAGCAGGGTGTTGGTGCCTTTTCTGCACTGTGCACCTCAGCACTCAGCGACACTGCTCTGTAACTTTCACTTGGTGGCTTTACAGAGTTGCTGTGGGTTGTAAATACttcagttttttaaataaaaccactCACAGTTGATCATGGAGTATCTACAAGGGATGAAATTTCgcaaatttatatattttccagTTAATGTAACACACTCAAATTCAGTCAACTCTTTTGAGCAACCCattttattcacaaataaaGGCAGATTGTTTGGCTCGGTTCTTGATTTCATACAGCTGTGGCAATGGGACAGAAAGAAAACCTGAATGCATTATTAGGACGTGTGCACCAATATTTCTGTCTGTATGTATATTTGGGTTTAAAATAAGAAAcaaaagaagggaaggaaggaAAGCAACAGGGAAAAAGAAAGCAGAAagactgaaaagaaaaagaggaatgagaaagaaaatcaaagtaaaaaagaagataaaacaaaaacaaagaaagttCCAAAAGTAAGACAAGACAGTTAACTACTGACGATTTACATGGAAGAGAATCCGAAGAATATTACGTAAttcttctgttgttgtttttttcgaTTTGTCATGTGGCCTCTGTTTAGTCGTCCACTTACCGTTGTTTTCCTTTACTCCCGTGTTTAGTTCTTGTCCGGTTCATTGCCATGACGATCTTGAACTTGTGGGTGACGTTTACAGTAATGTACTACAAACCCAGCAGCAAGAAACAGGACTGAGAATCGTCACCACCACGAGAACACCAGTTCCTGGGAATGTTCAGGCTTCATTCCTTCACCCTTCTGTACTCTGGATCTGTTCTGTGTAATGACCTATATCCACACTTGGTTCAACTGACCAATTATTGTCAGTTCTGAATCagtcactggccattttatcagaaacacctgtaATATACAAAACAGCCCTGGTCAAATGACCACAAACTCTACAGGGAATCCATTTTAACAGAATCTTTCTATTTGCCAGTTGCCAGGATTAATTCTGCGGTTTGTAACGAAGCTCCATAAATGATCACATAACTATAAATATCACATTCCCCTATAtgatgtgtttctgataaaacgGCCAATGAATATAGGTGCAGGTTACACTCTACTGTCAAAGGTTTTTGGACACCTCATCCAATATTCCTTCAGAAGTGTAGGGTATTACTGGGAAATTGGCTCCCATTTTTCCTGCGGTAAGgatttctactcttctgggaaggcttcagATGATATACTGGAATATTCCCGTGAGTATTGGAAGATATTTATCCACATAAAATGAGCTCAGGTACCCATGTTGATTGATTATTTGTAGCTTATCAGTATCACTCCCAAGTAATCCCAGAGATATTGGCTGGTGTTCGATCACACTCCAGAGAGCACTGTTCCAACCAAAtactggggggtgggggagcTTTTGAACAATCTAGCTCATACTTATTGCTGAACATGATGACCTCAGACTCAGGTGCAGCTGTACAAGGTGTGAGAGCACAAGTGGACATAATGGATGTACCTTGCAGTGGCAGTGTTTAAAAAGGTAATAAGTAAATACAATTTTATAACGATTATAACTAGATATAATACACGACAATTACAGGCCCAGAATCTAGAGTAGAGTGTAAACAGTACAGTCTATATATTGTGCCTTAATGTTACATAATAACTATGTAACACCAAAAGTGCTTAAACATTGAACAGTCGATGTAGTCTAGGCTTAGGTTTAATATGGATCTAGCCATCAGAGTTTGGTTTATTTTCGCATTGTTACTCGGGGCTCATGTTTTATCCAActcaaatgttttattattcctTTCCCATACCTTCCCATACCTTTTAATAGCAGTAACAGAGTAGCAGCACCGTTAAAGTTCAGTAATACTATTTGGATTTGACACTTGAAAGTATTTGTTTGTTACACAGCAGTAATCGTATATTAGTTTCCTCAGAAGttaatattattgttacatTTGACCACACACTTCCTTAAACGTTCGAGTGaagtaatgaaatatttaaacagatGTTTACAATATGTTGATCTCAGACATTCCATATTCCTTAACGGTTCACTTGGTAGAAGACAGCGGTTTGAGTTTGCAGATGTATATTCATAGGATTCTTTAGCTGGATCTATACTTTTAACAGGCAGAATATAGTTTAAATTCcttctattattttttttctgaagataATACCACTGTTAAGAAGGTATTTGTACCAAgaaagttttacatttgaatgATGTACAGCACTAtgtgagtattttgtctgtttcttGACATTGACATTATTACTTCCttgggctttaaaaaaaaataatgtattaaaaacTTATTTCACCACAGCTAGGGAAATTACTGTGGCAGGAATGGATTTTCCTTCAGCCAGTGGTGATGAGTTAAATATAGTTAGGGTTTCTTCCTGTGGGAAGTAGACGTTTAtcaagtatatatatttttctacaaAGGACCAAACTGTTTTGGCTCAGATGGATTTTATTTCGACAAATGTATTAATACCCTACCAAAGTGAACACTGACTGTCTTTGAAAAGTAAAAAACtgtgaggaagaaaaaaaaatgtctgtcaTTTGAAAACTTGATGTTGAAATTGAGTAATTTTCCTTAATAAAGTCTGGTAcaagaatgaaaacaaaataattttggtCATTAGACCAGTATCGACCATGACCGTTTACAAACAACCGCCTAAAGGGTTAAACAGCAATTACGACTTCAAATTGTGTCTCTGCGGTTAGTGATTTGTGCTCATGTaaacaacagataacaatgaaaacacaaacataaaactttACTTCTTTAACTACATTCACAGCTATATAGTTCATTTGAACAGagtaattttttattgttttacaaaaataagcaaatgttatACAGGGTCATCAAACCACAAAGGCTACATATGGTTTTTTTTGTTCTACTGTCAAAACAATACAGCTTTATAAAACATGCAGATCtggacacagcgctttaagatGAAAAGTGCTCAGGCCAGTATAAATAAACAGTGACTTTAATGATGCCATGTCAAATATACGGtatatattttctatatatatcgTGCCTTAAACGAGCTCTGTAAAAGTACAGTAAAAGTAACACATTCACGGcacaagtgaacacacaccctgcCTCACACGCGCAACACACAACTGGCTGAACTCTATAGAACACTACTCACTTCAAACCATCAGTTTCTCTCTTATAGTGGGATGTGGACAGTGTCCATCACTTGAAAAATGACTTACCAGCTCTTAACTGAAGCAACATCtcatatttataattttatgatTAGCTCCTGTCACATTAAGACATATCATAATGATATATACTTTATCATTATTATGAAATGCCAAGTCAATCATGAGAAACATTTCCACTATTATGGCTAAAATCATTGTGTGTCTTTAGCTGCATTTCCGTTGGCTCCATACTCCCTACGCAGTGCTTCTCTAACGAACGTTAATGTCAATGCTTTCATGTCACAGCATCCTGGAGCATTTCTTTTGGTATGTTTATGAAAAAGCAATGTAAAAAATGGTTATATGGTGCACTAGTTGCATACTTTCATGATCTGTGCAGTGCACTGTCTGGAGTTAGGGAgtcatttgagattcagccctctGTTGCCTTTCATATAAATGCAACAATTGAAAGATTACAGTAAAAATAGCTGTTCTCTCCAGGCTCCTTCTACAGACAGGTGTTGTTGCTAGGTTTGACAACCTTAAAAGTACTGATAAAAAAATCCCATTCATCCTGACacaaatataacacacacacacctgtatacaaaaatacatatcatttTGAAATGAATAACACTACATTTGAAGATTAAGAAAACTCATTACAGTGAATGGTTTTATCAGTTTTTGTAAAACTTGACCTACCTAGCAACAATTGCTAGTAAAGTACACACTTGTGGCTGGAGCAGTTGTAATTTAGTTCATTTAGGGATTTTCAGGTTTATATATGAATGGGGCTAAGGCTTGGAGAGATGACCTGGACTTCAAAAGGTTTACACAGAGCCTCTGTCAGGGCCATTTTTTTAATAGATTACAAGTTACTGGCACCAGATATTATCCAGTGAGCAACAAATCAGATTCAGATCAGATTCCACCAGATACAATATCAGTATATCAGTGGGTAGTATCTGgtgcttaaaaaaa from Hoplias malabaricus isolate fHopMal1 chromosome 8, fHopMal1.hap1, whole genome shotgun sequence includes:
- the slc66a3 gene encoding solute carrier family 66 member 3, which translates into the protein MEYGSMLHFANFSALFLCAVLKFPQISLLFKARSAAGVSLYSLLLELLGFIVFVNYQMYYDYPLPTFLEYPILIAQDVILLLLILHYNGNLKQILIYAAVFVGLWNVLTIEKWVIDLAMSLCTFISASSKLAQLQCLWRSKNSAQVSTLTWALASYTCMARIFTTVVTTGDTQVLVRFIAMTILNLWVTFTVMYYKPSSKKQD